A genome region from Dolichospermum compactum NIES-806 includes the following:
- the hemB gene encoding porphobilinogen synthase — translation MSSENSSTDKPLHLTQRPRRLRRTETLRKMVRETILTVDDLIYPMFVMEGENTKIEIVSMPGCYRFSLDLLLEEIAAVSQLGINAIALFPVIPEDQKDDTATESYNPEGLVQETVKAIKKAIPEIIIITDVALDPFTTHGHDGLVDENGKILNDPTVEVLVKMALSQAEAGTDFVAPSDMMDGRIGTIRKALDAEGYINVGILAYSAKYASAYYGPFRDALDSAPKFGDKKTYQMDAANAKEALKEIELDIAEGADIIMVKPALAYLDIIHQVKINTNLPVAAYNVSGEYAMIKAAAQNGWMDEKKVILETLTSMKRAGADLILTYFAKEVALMLM, via the coding sequence ATGTCGTCTGAAAACTCGTCTACCGATAAACCCTTACATCTGACTCAACGTCCCCGTCGTCTTCGTCGTACTGAAACCTTACGGAAAATGGTGCGGGAAACGATTTTGACTGTAGATGATCTGATTTATCCAATGTTTGTCATGGAAGGTGAAAACACAAAAATAGAAATTGTTTCCATGCCAGGATGTTATCGTTTTTCTTTAGATCTACTCCTGGAAGAAATAGCCGCAGTGTCACAATTGGGTATTAATGCGATCGCACTGTTCCCCGTTATTCCCGAAGATCAAAAAGACGACACAGCTACAGAAAGCTACAACCCAGAGGGATTGGTACAGGAAACCGTTAAAGCCATTAAAAAAGCAATTCCAGAAATCATCATTATTACCGATGTTGCTCTAGACCCCTTCACAACTCATGGACACGATGGTTTAGTTGATGAAAATGGCAAGATTCTCAATGATCCAACCGTAGAAGTATTAGTAAAAATGGCACTTTCCCAAGCCGAAGCCGGCACTGATTTTGTTGCTCCTTCTGATATGATGGATGGTAGAATCGGCACAATTCGTAAAGCTTTAGACGCTGAAGGTTATATCAATGTCGGTATTTTGGCATACTCAGCAAAATACGCCTCAGCCTACTATGGACCATTCAGAGACGCTTTAGATTCAGCCCCCAAATTTGGCGACAAAAAAACCTATCAAATGGACGCAGCTAACGCCAAAGAAGCCTTAAAAGAAATTGAATTGGATATTGCTGAAGGTGCAGATATTATCATGGTTAAACCTGCCCTAGCTTATCTCGATATTATCCATCAAGTCAAAATAAATACAAACTTACCAGTTGCAGCATACAACGTTAGCGGCGAGTACGCAATGATTAAAGCTGCTGCACAAAATGGCTGGATGGATGAGAAAAAGGTGATTTTAGAAACTTTAACCAGTATGAAACGCGCTGGTGCTGATTTAATTTTGACCTACTTCGCCAAAGAAGTAGCTTTGATGTTGATGTAA
- the thrS gene encoding threonine--tRNA ligase, protein MVSSLIQSQDSLSLHDSDKLSLIRHTSAHIMAMAVQKLFPGTKVAIGPVTETGFYYDFDCPVSITTDDLAKIETEMRRIIKANLPIIREEVKRAEIRAEIAELNEPYKLEILERIPESEIITRYFIGTPETAKSEPSLFVTDIQPANNYWWDLCAGPHINFTGEIDPHAFKLLNVAGAYWQGDATKPQLQRIYGTAWQTKAELANYLQHIEEALRRDHRKIGHELNLFSIQEEAGGGLVFWHPKGSIIRYIIEDYWRKVHLESGYQLLYTPHVANLDLWKTSGHFDFYQESMFDSMNVENQAYQIKPMNCPFHVLTYKHQLHSYRELPLRWAELGTVYRYERSGSLHGLMRVRGFTQDDAHIFCLPDQISEEILGVLNLTEQILSDFGFKEYEVNLSTRPEKSVGSDHVWELATTALEQALNTKGWNYIVDEGGGAFYGPKIDIKIKDAIGRLWQCSTIQVDFNLPERFNMEYIASDGSRQQPIMIHRAIFGSLERFFGILIENYAGDFPLWLAPVQLRLLPVSDDCREYAKSVEKDLKKSGFRVEIDSSGERLGKQIRMAELEKIPVFAILGKKEIESTTVSVRSRKAGDLGILNLAELVNYLQTV, encoded by the coding sequence ATGGTCAGTTCATTAATCCAGTCTCAAGACAGCTTAAGCCTACACGATAGCGACAAACTCAGCCTCATTCGTCACACCAGCGCCCATATTATGGCCATGGCGGTACAAAAGCTATTTCCAGGGACTAAGGTAGCAATTGGACCTGTCACAGAAACAGGATTTTACTACGATTTTGATTGTCCAGTCAGCATCACTACTGATGACTTGGCCAAAATAGAAACAGAAATGCGACGGATAATCAAAGCTAATTTACCCATTATCCGCGAAGAAGTAAAAAGAGCAGAAATTCGCGCCGAAATTGCCGAATTAAATGAACCCTACAAATTAGAAATCTTAGAACGCATTCCCGAATCAGAAATTATCACCCGCTACTTTATTGGTACTCCTGAAACGGCGAAATCAGAACCATCATTATTTGTCACAGACATTCAACCAGCAAATAATTATTGGTGGGATTTGTGTGCAGGACCGCACATTAACTTTACTGGTGAAATTGATCCTCATGCTTTTAAATTATTGAATGTTGCCGGTGCTTATTGGCAAGGAGATGCCACCAAACCACAACTACAACGAATTTACGGAACAGCGTGGCAAACAAAAGCAGAATTAGCAAATTACCTCCAACACATAGAAGAAGCTTTACGCCGAGATCATCGAAAAATAGGTCACGAACTTAACTTATTCAGTATTCAAGAAGAAGCTGGAGGTGGCTTAGTATTTTGGCATCCCAAAGGGTCAATAATTCGCTACATCATTGAAGATTATTGGCGCAAAGTCCATCTAGAATCTGGTTATCAATTACTATATACACCTCATGTAGCCAATCTTGATTTATGGAAAACATCAGGACATTTTGACTTCTATCAAGAGAGTATGTTTGACTCAATGAATGTGGAAAATCAGGCTTATCAAATTAAGCCCATGAATTGCCCTTTTCATGTCCTAACTTACAAACATCAACTCCATTCCTATCGAGAATTACCATTAAGATGGGCAGAACTAGGAACAGTATACCGTTATGAACGTTCTGGATCTTTACATGGTTTAATGCGAGTACGAGGATTTACTCAAGATGATGCTCATATTTTTTGTTTACCTGACCAAATTTCTGAGGAAATTTTAGGCGTTTTAAATCTCACAGAGCAGATTTTATCAGATTTTGGCTTTAAAGAATATGAAGTTAATCTTTCCACCCGTCCTGAAAAATCGGTAGGAAGTGATCACGTTTGGGAACTAGCAACCACAGCACTAGAACAAGCTTTAAATACTAAAGGTTGGAATTATATTGTTGATGAAGGTGGGGGAGCTTTCTATGGTCCTAAGATAGACATTAAAATTAAAGATGCTATCGGTCGTTTGTGGCAATGTTCCACAATTCAAGTAGATTTTAACTTGCCAGAACGATTTAATATGGAGTATATTGCATCCGATGGCAGTCGTCAACAACCAATCATGATTCATCGGGCTATTTTTGGGTCTTTAGAACGCTTTTTTGGCATTTTAATCGAGAATTATGCAGGTGATTTCCCCCTGTGGTTAGCACCTGTACAACTGCGGCTTTTACCTGTTAGTGATGATTGTCGAGAATATGCAAAATCGGTGGAAAAAGATTTAAAAAAAAGCGGCTTTAGGGTAGAAATAGATAGCAGTGGTGAGCGATTAGGTAAACAAATTCGCATGGCTGAATTAGAAAAAATTCCCGTTTTTGCTATTCTTGGCAAGAAAGAAATAGAAAGCACAACTGTGAGTGTAAGAAGTAGAAAAGCTGGAGATTTAGGAATTTTAAATTTAGCTGAACTTGTAAATTATTTGCAAACAGTTTAA